The following proteins are co-located in the Dehalococcoidia bacterium genome:
- a CDS encoding Sir2 family NAD-dependent protein deacetylase yields the protein MHEWEKAVLEAVQCLRASRYVVALVGAGLSRESGIPTFRGPDGLWTRYGEPPMDGYQRFLRDPRAYWEEQMRPDTEGPRAELARAIAQAKPNPGHFALVALERMGILRCTITQNVDNLHREAGSQRLIEIHGNRTFLRCIGCGLRVPRKEFVIKEIPPPCPECGGLIKGDGVMFGEPIPRAWLEACYEETAQCDCMLLVGTSGTVYPAAGFPQMVKMQGGRLIEINPLQTHLTPLCDVVVRASAAVALPRLVEMLSASPEGPSTGMRG from the coding sequence ATGCACGAATGGGAAAAGGCTGTTTTAGAAGCGGTGCAGTGCCTGCGAGCCTCCCGGTATGTGGTGGCGTTGGTGGGGGCAGGGCTTTCCCGCGAAAGCGGGATTCCCACCTTTCGGGGGCCCGACGGGCTGTGGACGCGTTATGGTGAGCCACCCATGGATGGTTACCAGCGCTTCCTGCGAGACCCCCGCGCCTACTGGGAGGAGCAGATGCGCCCCGACACGGAAGGCCCCCGCGCCGAACTGGCCCGCGCCATCGCCCAGGCCAAGCCCAACCCCGGCCACTTCGCCCTCGTAGCCTTGGAGCGCATGGGCATCCTGCGGTGCACCATCACCCAAAATGTGGACAACCTCCATCGGGAGGCAGGAAGCCAGCGCCTCATTGAAATCCACGGCAACCGCACCTTCCTGCGCTGCATCGGGTGTGGCCTGCGGGTTCCGCGCAAGGAGTTCGTTATCAAGGAGATTCCGCCCCCCTGCCCCGAGTGCGGGGGGCTAATCAAGGGGGATGGGGTCATGTTCGGAGAACCCATCCCCCGGGCGTGGCTTGAGGCCTGCTACGAGGAGACGGCCCAGTGCGACTGCATGCTCCTGGTAGGCACTTCGGGCACCGTGTATCCGGCGGCGGGCTTCCCTCAGATGGTCAAGATGCAGGGGGGACGCCTCATCGAGATCAATCCCCTCCAGACGCACCTGACACCGTTGTGCGACGTGGTAGTGCGTGCTTCGGCAGCCGTGGCCCTGCCCCGCCTGGTGGAGATGCTGTCGGCAAGCCCCGAGGGGCCATCTACAGGGATGCGGGGTTGA
- a CDS encoding zinc-binding dehydrogenase, with protein sequence MKAIQVIAPQRMRLVDVPIPAPGPGQVLVRMEALSICGTDMRRYRHPQPAYPLEAGVPCHECAGTIVESRADGWKEGQRVILLPALNMNGGAEYVVGSPSMLIALPPEGDAGEWLMCQPWGTVLYALERVGSVLGKQVVVVGQGAIGLLFTMSLLRMGADFVAVVDPLEERLALARRLGAHLTLNPHRQDAVKALLEATQGRGGDLVVEASGEPEAIDTALQVARVYGTVVLFGIPEEDRVHLHYFEVLRKQLTLLATVSATSEDPTRFIKLAVELRRRGFADPAWIITHRMGLEDAPRAYDLYARRAEGVVKVVLKV encoded by the coding sequence ATGAAGGCCATCCAGGTCATCGCCCCCCAACGCATGCGCCTGGTCGATGTGCCCATCCCTGCGCCCGGCCCCGGGCAGGTGCTGGTGCGCATGGAGGCCCTCTCCATCTGCGGGACGGACATGCGGCGCTATCGGCATCCCCAGCCGGCGTACCCGTTGGAGGCGGGGGTGCCCTGCCACGAGTGCGCCGGCACCATTGTGGAAAGCCGTGCCGACGGTTGGAAAGAGGGGCAGAGGGTCATCCTGCTGCCGGCTCTGAACATGAACGGAGGGGCCGAATATGTGGTGGGCAGCCCCTCCATGCTCATCGCTTTGCCCCCCGAGGGGGACGCGGGCGAGTGGCTGATGTGTCAGCCGTGGGGGACGGTGCTTTATGCGCTCGAGCGGGTGGGGTCGGTGCTGGGGAAGCAGGTGGTAGTGGTCGGACAGGGGGCCATCGGCCTGCTGTTCACCATGAGCCTGCTCCGGATGGGGGCGGATTTCGTTGCTGTTGTGGACCCCTTGGAGGAGCGCTTGGCGCTGGCGCGTCGCCTGGGGGCGCACCTGACCCTCAACCCCCACCGGCAGGATGCAGTGAAAGCCCTTCTGGAGGCCACCCAGGGACGAGGCGGGGACTTGGTGGTGGAGGCCTCGGGGGAGCCGGAGGCCATAGACACGGCTCTTCAGGTGGCTCGGGTGTATGGCACGGTGGTGCTGTTCGGCATCCCCGAGGAGGACCGGGTGCACCTGCATTACTTTGAGGTCTTGCGCAAACAGTTGACCCTGCTGGCTACCGTGAGCGCCACCAGCGAGGACCCGACCCGTTTTATCAAGTTAGCGGTGGAGTTGCGGAGACGGGGGTTTGCCGACCCGGCGTGGATCATCACCCACCGCATGGGGTTAGAGGACGCCCCCCGCGCCTACGACCTGTATGCCCGTCGGGCGGAGGGGGTGGTGAAGGTGGTGTTGAAGGTCTAG
- the hisIE gene encoding bifunctional phosphoribosyl-AMP cyclohydrolase/phosphoribosyl-ATP diphosphatase HisIE → MPTLKLDERGLIPAIAQDARTGQVLMLGWMSPGALKRTLEGGDAWFYSRSRADLWHKGEVSGTYLKVRRVWADCDGDTLLLQVEPTGPQVCHTGQPACFFTPVEALPTFERPPAGSGVLEDLFATIRQRQRDMPPDSYTARLLQEGTARIAQKVIEEAGETALSAAQGQKEAVAREAADLLYHLLVLLASVGLTPSAVWEELRARQR, encoded by the coding sequence ATGCCGACTTTGAAACTGGACGAACGGGGGCTCATTCCCGCTATCGCCCAGGACGCCCGCACGGGCCAGGTGCTGATGCTGGGATGGATGAGCCCCGGGGCTCTGAAGCGCACCCTGGAGGGGGGCGACGCCTGGTTCTACAGCCGTTCCCGTGCGGACCTCTGGCACAAGGGGGAGGTGTCGGGGACTTATCTGAAGGTGCGGAGGGTGTGGGCCGACTGCGACGGGGATACCCTGCTCCTGCAGGTGGAGCCGACAGGCCCCCAGGTGTGCCACACAGGCCAGCCTGCGTGCTTCTTCACGCCGGTGGAGGCCCTGCCAACCTTTGAGCGCCCCCCCGCCGGGAGCGGGGTCTTGGAGGACCTTTTCGCCACCATCCGCCAGCGGCAGAGGGATATGCCCCCGGACAGTTACACGGCGCGTCTTCTGCAAGAGGGGACGGCCCGCATCGCCCAGAAGGTGATAGAAGAGGCTGGGGAGACGGCTTTATCGGCCGCGCAGGGGCAGAAAGAGGCCGTGGCCCGTGAGGCTGCCGACCTGCTGTATCATCTCCTTGTGCTTCTGGCGAGCGTGGGCTTGACACCGTCTGCGGTGTGGGAGGAACTGCGCGCCCGCCAACGCTAG
- a CDS encoding HAD family hydrolase gives MAVKAILFDLYNTLVRNEARQWVQTFEEICRLQGIPLDPAQMWARWQAVEVEERRRRVNLAQPDASPPYKTYRVTWTLCFERVFAEVGVQGNPAEAADLCIRAMGCREAFPEAMPLLQSLRGRVRLGILSNADVDFFYPLLARQVFPVDIALCSEEARAYKPHPRPFQVALAWLGLTPREVLFVGDSLEEDIQGAKRVGLRTLWLNWAKAEVPQGLLPPDAQAYSLADVAAYCALEVLCRL, from the coding sequence ATGGCTGTCAAAGCCATTTTGTTTGACTTGTATAACACCCTCGTCCGCAACGAGGCGCGCCAGTGGGTGCAGACTTTTGAGGAGATATGCCGTCTGCAGGGTATCCCCCTGGATCCGGCCCAGATGTGGGCGCGGTGGCAGGCGGTGGAGGTGGAGGAGCGCCGCCGGCGGGTGAATCTAGCCCAACCGGACGCCTCCCCTCCCTATAAGACCTACCGCGTCACCTGGACGCTCTGCTTTGAAAGGGTTTTCGCCGAGGTGGGGGTGCAGGGCAACCCTGCCGAAGCAGCCGACCTGTGCATCCGTGCGATGGGGTGTCGGGAGGCGTTTCCCGAGGCGATGCCCCTGCTCCAGTCGTTACGGGGGCGGGTGCGCCTGGGCATCCTCTCCAATGCCGATGTGGACTTTTTCTACCCCCTGCTGGCCCGCCAGGTCTTTCCGGTGGACATTGCTCTCTGCTCGGAGGAGGCGCGGGCCTATAAGCCCCACCCCCGCCCCTTTCAGGTCGCCCTGGCCTGGCTGGGGCTGACACCCCGGGAGGTGTTGTTCGTAGGGGATTCCCTAGAGGAGGATATTCAAGGGGCTAAACGGGTGGGCTTACGGACCCTGTGGCTGAACTGGGCGAAGGCCGAGGTGCCGCAGGGTCTGCTTCCGCCCGATGCCCAGGCCTACTCTTTGGCCGATGTGGCAGCCTATTGTGCACTGGAGGTCCTATGCCGACTTTGA
- a CDS encoding HAD-IB family phosphatase, with product MNTQPLAVLVDFDETAAEQNVAELLLTAFCQGDWRSLREAFRAGRLTLREYQERAFAAVSAPVEAMARYVQEHARLRHGFPDLARFCYQNHIPLAIVTNGLQFYVEALLGRYGVLPYVTIHAVQVRFTAHGPVYTYPWATPYCWEWGNCKCRVVDIYRQQRHRILYVGDSSGSDLCPAARSDILFAHKSLLEYCQLAAIPAHPLRDFTDVLKVVQASSVQEAHRA from the coding sequence ATGAACACCCAGCCCCTCGCCGTCCTGGTGGATTTTGACGAAACGGCGGCCGAGCAGAATGTGGCCGAACTGCTCCTCACCGCCTTCTGCCAGGGCGACTGGCGCTCCCTGCGGGAGGCCTTCCGCGCCGGGCGCTTAACCCTGCGGGAGTATCAGGAGCGCGCCTTCGCAGCGGTTTCGGCCCCCGTGGAGGCGATGGCCCGCTATGTGCAGGAGCACGCCCGCCTGCGCCACGGCTTCCCCGACCTGGCCCGCTTCTGTTACCAGAACCATATCCCCCTGGCTATCGTAACCAACGGCCTGCAGTTTTATGTGGAGGCCCTGCTGGGGCGCTACGGCGTCCTCCCTTATGTAACCATCCACGCCGTCCAGGTGCGTTTCACAGCGCACGGCCCCGTCTATACCTACCCCTGGGCCACCCCCTACTGCTGGGAGTGGGGCAACTGCAAGTGTCGGGTGGTAGATATCTACCGCCAGCAAAGGCACCGTATCCTCTATGTGGGGGACAGTTCCGGCTCCGACCTTTGCCCCGCCGCACGGAGCGACATCCTGTTCGCCCACAAGTCCCTGCTAGAGTACTGCCAGCTGGCGGCAATCCCCGCCCATCCTCTGCGGGACTTCACCGATGTGCTGAAGGTTGTGCAGGCGTCGTCTGTGCAGGAGGCCCACCGTGCTTGA
- the purB gene encoding adenylosuccinate lyase has product MLERYTRPPMKRLWSEEHKYDLWLKVEIAVCEAWAEEGVIPPEDMEKLRHARYNMARLQDIFQRTRHDVTAFLRSVTETLGPEGRWLHLGLTSNDVIDTAQALQLAEACDILDADLAALEEVLRERAIEFRDTLMIGRTHGVHAEPITFGLKLATWWDEVRRQRRRLAQAREEVAVGKISGAVGTHATVPPSIEERVCRLLGLRPEPFSSQVVHRDRHARLLTTLALIASSLERFATEIRHLQRTEVREVEEPFGEGQTGSSAMPHKRNPELSERVCGLARLLRGYAVTGLENVALWHERDISNSAPERITLPEATTYLDYAIDLFTFIVRGMRVFPQRMRDNLELTRGLVFSQRVMLALVEKGMRREEAYDLVQRHAMRCWDEGLDFRTLVRTDPRVQALLSPADLDGLFDYGYYTRYIGEKFRRAGLG; this is encoded by the coding sequence GTGCTTGAGCGCTACACCCGCCCCCCCATGAAACGCCTCTGGTCGGAGGAACACAAATACGACCTGTGGCTGAAGGTGGAAATTGCCGTGTGCGAGGCGTGGGCCGAGGAGGGGGTCATCCCCCCAGAGGATATGGAGAAACTGCGCCACGCCCGCTACAACATGGCCCGCCTGCAGGACATTTTCCAGCGCACCCGCCACGATGTGACGGCCTTTTTGCGCTCGGTTACCGAAACCCTGGGGCCCGAGGGGCGCTGGCTCCACCTGGGCCTCACCTCCAACGATGTGATCGACACCGCCCAAGCCCTCCAACTGGCGGAGGCCTGCGACATCCTGGACGCCGACCTCGCCGCTTTGGAAGAGGTGTTGCGGGAGCGGGCGATAGAGTTCCGCGATACCCTGATGATAGGGCGCACGCACGGCGTCCACGCCGAACCCATTACCTTTGGCCTGAAACTGGCCACCTGGTGGGACGAGGTGCGCCGCCAGCGCCGGCGTCTAGCCCAGGCGCGGGAGGAGGTGGCGGTGGGCAAAATCTCGGGGGCGGTAGGCACCCATGCGACCGTGCCCCCCTCCATTGAGGAGCGGGTGTGTCGCCTGCTGGGCCTGCGCCCCGAACCCTTCTCCAGCCAGGTGGTGCACCGCGACCGCCACGCCCGCCTGCTCACCACCCTGGCCCTTATCGCCTCATCCCTGGAGCGCTTCGCCACCGAAATCCGCCACCTCCAGCGCACCGAGGTGCGGGAGGTGGAGGAGCCTTTCGGGGAGGGGCAAACCGGCTCCTCGGCTATGCCCCACAAGCGCAACCCCGAGTTATCGGAGCGGGTGTGTGGGCTGGCCCGCCTGCTGCGGGGCTATGCCGTAACCGGCTTGGAGAATGTGGCCCTCTGGCACGAGCGAGATATCTCCAACTCGGCCCCCGAGCGCATCACCCTACCCGAGGCCACCACCTATTTGGACTACGCCATAGACCTGTTCACCTTCATCGTGCGGGGGATGCGGGTGTTCCCCCAGCGCATGCGGGACAACCTGGAGCTGACGCGGGGGCTGGTGTTCTCCCAACGGGTGATGCTGGCCCTCGTGGAGAAGGGGATGCGCCGGGAGGAGGCCTACGACCTCGTCCAACGCCACGCCATGCGCTGTTGGGACGAGGGGCTGGACTTCCGCACCCTGGTGCGCACTGACCCCCGGGTGCAGGCGCTCCTGTCCCCCGCCGACCTGGACGGGCTGTTTGACTACGGCTACTACACCCGCTACATTGGGGAGAAGTTCCGCCGGGCGGGGTTGGGGTAA
- a CDS encoding phosphoribosylaminoimidazolesuccinocarboxamide synthase: protein MTTTIWQTNLPNLLYRGKVRDTYDLGKGILLMVATDRISAFDVVLPTAIPEKGVVLAKLSAFWFRQTAHLFPNHFLAMADEPEAVRIAPQVADLPPEIRRRAMLVRRAKRVDVEAVVRGYLAGSAWAEYRSQGTVHGQPMPKGLREGERLPQPLFTPTTKATTGHDQPLSFAQVVQMVGQSLAERIRDATIQVYSYAHQWALQKGIIIADTKMEFGLVDGQLILIDELLTPDSSRFWDAAGYQPGKSLPNFDKQFVRDWLTQSGWNKEPPAPALPPDIVEKTRQRYLEAYRRLTGKEL from the coding sequence ATGACCACCACCATCTGGCAGACCAACCTCCCCAACCTGCTTTATCGGGGCAAGGTGCGGGACACCTACGACCTGGGCAAGGGCATCCTGCTCATGGTCGCCACCGACCGCATCTCCGCCTTTGACGTGGTGCTTCCTACTGCTATACCCGAAAAGGGTGTGGTGCTGGCCAAACTGTCGGCCTTCTGGTTCCGCCAGACGGCCCACCTGTTCCCCAATCACTTCCTGGCCATGGCCGACGAGCCCGAGGCCGTGCGCATCGCCCCCCAGGTCGCCGACCTGCCTCCCGAGATACGCCGGCGTGCCATGTTGGTGCGCCGCGCCAAGCGGGTGGATGTGGAGGCCGTGGTGCGGGGCTACCTGGCCGGCTCCGCCTGGGCCGAATACCGCTCCCAGGGCACCGTGCACGGCCAGCCCATGCCCAAAGGCCTGCGGGAGGGGGAACGCCTCCCCCAACCCCTCTTCACCCCCACCACCAAAGCCACCACCGGCCACGACCAGCCCCTCTCCTTCGCCCAGGTGGTGCAGATGGTCGGCCAATCCCTGGCCGAGCGCATACGGGATGCCACCATCCAGGTCTACTCCTATGCCCACCAGTGGGCACTGCAAAAGGGCATCATCATCGCCGACACCAAGATGGAGTTCGGCCTGGTGGACGGGCAACTGATTCTGATTGACGAGCTCCTCACCCCCGACTCCAGCCGCTTCTGGGATGCGGCGGGCTACCAGCCTGGCAAAAGCCTCCCCAACTTTGACAAGCAGTTCGTGCGGGACTGGCTGACCCAGTCGGGGTGGAATAAGGAGCCCCCCGCTCCTGCCCTCCCCCCCGACATCGTGGAGAAGACCCGCCAGCGCTACCTGGAAGCCTACCGCCGCCTCACGGGGAAGGAGTTGTAA
- a CDS encoding DUF3105 domain-containing protein: MPLWRRPQAEPLGPTPRQRRRMERTQRKAQRRFRRRLVRWAFVAGVFVVGFAVIASLLITSLPPPSPAAPATEPLPTPEPLPTPTPTPVLTPVGTATAHSEVRRLPEQPSYPLTVGIRSPVPYTTVPPTSGPYWPVGDAWGIKSTPREEELLVRNLRVGGVIAFYDPEILPADQVEALHSLFRQQKDFPCYLIVTPYPRPIVDTQTGLRYPLALTAWTALQYLVRVDEEAIQKFLDQFRNRGPERITCTP, encoded by the coding sequence GTGCCCTTGTGGAGGCGACCCCAGGCCGAACCCCTGGGCCCCACCCCGCGCCAACGCCGACGGATGGAGCGCACCCAGCGGAAGGCCCAGCGCCGTTTCCGCAGGCGTCTGGTGCGGTGGGCTTTTGTGGCGGGGGTCTTCGTCGTGGGCTTTGCGGTCATCGCCTCCCTGCTCATCACATCCCTTCCGCCTCCCAGCCCGGCCGCCCCCGCCACCGAACCCCTCCCGACCCCTGAGCCCCTCCCCACGCCCACCCCCACACCCGTCCTCACCCCCGTGGGCACCGCCACCGCCCACAGCGAGGTGCGCCGTCTACCCGAGCAACCCAGTTACCCCCTGACGGTGGGCATCCGCAGTCCTGTGCCCTACACCACCGTGCCCCCCACCTCGGGCCCCTACTGGCCCGTGGGCGATGCCTGGGGCATCAAGAGCACCCCCAGGGAGGAGGAACTCCTGGTGCGCAACCTGCGGGTAGGGGGCGTCATCGCCTTCTATGACCCGGAGATCCTCCCCGCCGACCAGGTGGAGGCGCTACACAGCCTGTTTCGCCAGCAAAAGGATTTCCCCTGCTACCTGATCGTGACCCCCTACCCGCGCCCCATTGTGGACACCCAAACAGGCCTACGCTATCCCCTGGCCCTCACGGCTTGGACAGCCCTGCAATATCTGGTGCGGGTGGACGAGGAGGCCATCCAGAAGTTCCTTGACCAGTTCCGCAACCGCGGACCGGAGCGCATCACCTGCACACCCTAG
- a CDS encoding GNAT family N-acetyltransferase: MPIYRLTRYPKEVTLRDGTTVVLRPMTAQDGPALLEFFKRVPDDDRYYLKEDVTSPKVIQRWCQELDYDRALPLLAVVNGRVVADATLHRRRAGARRHVGEIRLVVDPDYRQKGLGTVLIQELCAIAHDAGLERITYEAAAGAQELAIQTAERLGFVRVASLPGYIKDRDGKPHDLVILDLPLGKWYEWWQF; the protein is encoded by the coding sequence ATGCCCATCTACCGCCTCACCCGCTATCCCAAAGAGGTAACCCTGCGCGACGGCACAACGGTCGTGCTCCGTCCCATGACCGCCCAGGACGGCCCCGCCCTTTTGGAGTTTTTCAAACGGGTGCCCGACGACGACCGGTACTACCTGAAGGAGGATGTAACGAGCCCGAAAGTCATCCAGCGGTGGTGCCAGGAGTTGGACTACGACCGCGCCCTGCCCCTATTGGCGGTGGTCAATGGACGCGTCGTGGCCGACGCCACTCTGCACCGCCGCCGGGCGGGGGCGCGTCGGCATGTGGGGGAAATCCGCCTCGTGGTCGACCCCGACTATCGGCAAAAGGGCCTGGGCACCGTCCTGATCCAGGAACTGTGTGCCATCGCCCACGACGCCGGCCTGGAGCGTATTACCTACGAGGCCGCTGCCGGTGCCCAGGAACTAGCTATTCAAACCGCCGAGCGCCTGGGATTCGTGCGGGTGGCCTCCCTCCCGGGGTATATCAAAGACCGAGACGGCAAACCCCACGACTTGGTCATCCTAGACCTGCCCTTGGGGAAATGGTATGAGTGGTGGCAGTTCTAA
- a CDS encoding universal stress protein, whose protein sequence is MPLLQTIRYQHILVPLDGSEVAAQAVPHAAALAKAFGAAITLFHVVPREGVPSRPLTQKEREAFAQIDTYMQRLKGELEAAGIETRWAVTAGEPAAEIVRYAYTHNVDAVVMSTHGKGGTFQRLYGSVADAVLARLTIPVVLIRPKEALRAHV, encoded by the coding sequence ATGCCCCTTCTCCAAACCATCCGCTATCAGCACATCCTGGTGCCCCTGGACGGGAGTGAAGTGGCCGCCCAGGCTGTCCCGCACGCCGCCGCCCTGGCCAAAGCCTTCGGGGCTGCCATCACCCTCTTCCACGTGGTGCCCCGGGAGGGTGTCCCCAGCCGTCCCCTCACCCAAAAGGAGCGGGAGGCCTTCGCCCAGATAGATACCTATATGCAACGCCTCAAGGGAGAACTGGAGGCGGCTGGGATTGAAACCCGCTGGGCCGTTACCGCCGGCGAACCGGCGGCGGAGATCGTCCGCTACGCCTACACCCATAATGTGGACGCCGTGGTCATGTCCACCCACGGCAAGGGGGGCACCTTCCAACGCCTCTACGGAAGCGTGGCGGATGCCGTCCTCGCCCGCCTCACTATCCCCGTCGTCCTCATCCGGCCCAAAGAAGCCCTGCGGGCTCACGTTTGA
- a CDS encoding dihydroorotate dehydrogenase — protein sequence MDLTVDLAPRHPRGLRLKSPVLWASGTFGTDGYGGGLPRTVRLHHLGAVVVKTTTLHPRRGNPTPRIVHGHGWMLNSIGLENPGIDAVLERYPSQWATWPIPVIVSIAGERVEEFAQLARRAEGHKGIAGLELNLSCPNVEGGLAFAQSAEATALVVRRVKEVTSLPLIVKLSPQVDDIIPIARAAQQAGADALALTNTLVGLAIDLQGRRPALGGGTGGVSGPALKPVALAMVYQAYAAVDIPLIGIGGITCGEDALEYLMAGATAVGVGTAGLVDPTAPQRIAGELVTALRRYGFRTAQEAVGVAHRR from the coding sequence GTGGATTTGACCGTTGACCTGGCCCCCCGCCATCCCCGCGGCCTGCGCCTGAAAAGCCCTGTCCTATGGGCGTCGGGCACCTTTGGCACCGATGGGTATGGGGGTGGTCTACCCCGCACGGTGCGCCTGCACCACCTGGGAGCCGTGGTGGTGAAGACCACTACCCTGCATCCCCGCAGGGGCAATCCCACGCCGCGCATCGTCCATGGCCACGGCTGGATGCTCAACTCCATCGGCTTGGAGAACCCGGGGATTGACGCCGTGCTGGAGCGCTACCCCTCCCAGTGGGCCACGTGGCCTATCCCTGTGATCGTGAGTATTGCCGGGGAGCGGGTGGAGGAGTTCGCCCAGTTAGCCCGACGCGCCGAGGGGCACAAGGGCATCGCTGGCTTGGAGCTGAACCTGTCCTGCCCCAATGTGGAGGGGGGGTTGGCCTTTGCTCAGAGCGCCGAGGCCACGGCCCTGGTGGTGCGCCGGGTGAAGGAGGTTACCAGCCTTCCCCTCATCGTCAAACTCTCTCCCCAGGTGGATGACATCATCCCCATAGCGCGGGCGGCCCAGCAGGCGGGGGCCGACGCCCTGGCCCTCACCAACACCCTGGTGGGGTTGGCCATAGACCTCCAGGGGCGACGCCCCGCCTTAGGCGGGGGGACGGGGGGTGTCTCTGGCCCTGCCCTCAAGCCAGTGGCTCTGGCGATGGTCTACCAGGCCTATGCCGCTGTGGATATCCCCCTGATTGGCATCGGAGGCATTACCTGTGGGGAGGATGCCTTGGAATACCTGATGGCGGGGGCGACAGCGGTTGGGGTGGGCACAGCCGGCCTGGTAGATCCCACCGCTCCCCAACGCATCGCCGGGGAGTTGGTAACGGCGCTACGGCGTTATGGCTTCAGGACGGCGCAGGAGGCGGTGGGCGTCGCCCACCGCCGGTAG
- a CDS encoding MFS transporter has product MRTVRQDGQTPSPWRARRFPVRTFASLAIRDYRYLWLGLVSTSLGLWMDQVARGWLMYSLTRSALDLGLVMAVRGLPTLIFGVVAGVVADRYGRKAQLLLSQGTNCLLNLVLALLVATQRIQPWHVYLTGFLAGTVQAFQQPARQSLLSDLVGRENLMNAIGLNSAAFNLARSVGPALAGVVIALVGVAGSYVLQAGLYAVATVWTVQMRVPQEREEARQRASRQASFLGNLGEVFAYLWTHRLILALVLLGVVPLMLGMPFTSLLPVFAVDILGVGASGQGLMLAGVGVGALVGAIGVASLGEGQARGVYLLGASALLGVSLVLFSLSPWLAMAVGMAFLTGLFRTVYTTQTQTALQMLAPDHLRGRIMSIYLLDRGLVPIGSILAGALAHAWGAPTAVALMGGAVVVCTLAIALAVPSVRTVNLRARG; this is encoded by the coding sequence ATGCGGACGGTGCGTCAGGACGGGCAGACTCCCTCCCCCTGGCGTGCGCGGCGCTTCCCCGTGCGGACCTTTGCCTCCCTGGCCATTCGGGACTACCGCTACCTGTGGCTGGGGCTGGTGAGCACCTCCCTGGGCCTCTGGATGGACCAGGTGGCACGGGGGTGGCTGATGTATAGCCTGACCCGCTCGGCCCTGGACCTGGGTTTGGTGATGGCGGTGCGGGGCTTGCCCACCCTCATCTTTGGGGTGGTAGCCGGGGTGGTGGCCGACCGCTACGGGCGGAAGGCCCAACTCCTCCTCTCCCAGGGGACGAACTGCCTTCTGAACCTTGTGCTGGCCCTCCTGGTGGCTACCCAGCGCATTCAGCCCTGGCATGTGTACCTGACGGGGTTCCTGGCGGGCACGGTGCAGGCTTTTCAGCAACCTGCGCGCCAGTCGCTCCTGAGCGACCTTGTGGGGCGGGAGAATCTGATGAACGCCATCGGCCTCAACTCGGCCGCCTTTAATCTGGCCCGCAGTGTGGGGCCAGCCCTTGCTGGAGTGGTTATCGCCCTTGTCGGGGTGGCGGGGAGTTACGTGCTGCAGGCGGGATTGTATGCTGTGGCGACGGTGTGGACGGTGCAGATGCGTGTGCCCCAGGAACGGGAGGAGGCACGCCAGCGCGCCAGCCGTCAGGCCTCCTTCCTGGGCAATCTCGGTGAGGTGTTCGCCTATCTGTGGACGCATCGCCTTATTTTGGCGCTGGTGTTGCTGGGGGTTGTGCCCCTGATGCTGGGGATGCCTTTCACCTCCCTTCTGCCCGTGTTTGCGGTGGACATCTTGGGGGTGGGGGCCAGCGGGCAGGGGCTGATGTTGGCTGGCGTGGGGGTGGGGGCCCTCGTGGGGGCGATTGGGGTGGCCTCCCTGGGAGAGGGCCAGGCGCGGGGGGTGTATCTGCTGGGGGCTTCGGCCCTCTTGGGCGTCAGCCTTGTCCTGTTCTCCCTGTCCCCATGGTTGGCGATGGCGGTGGGCATGGCTTTTCTGACGGGCTTGTTCCGCACGGTCTACACCACCCAGACTCAAACCGCCCTCCAGATGCTGGCCCCCGACCACCTGCGGGGACGCATTATGAGCATTTACCTGTTAGACAGGGGGCTGGTGCCGATAGGGAGCATCCTGGCGGGGGCGCTGGCCCACGCCTGGGGCGCACCCACCGCCGTGGCTCTGATGGGGGGGGCGGTAGTGGTGTGCACCCTTGCTATAGCGTTGGCCGTCCCCAGTGTGCGCACCGTGAACCTACGCGCCAGGGGGTAA